DNA from Laspinema palackyanum D2c:
CAATCACCCCAGGGGTGCATCGGTAGAGATTTCGACTCCCTTACAAACACTGACGGCAGAAACCTTGCAAAATTATAAAATGTGAGTCATTGTTTCAACCACCGACTCTTTTAAACAGTCCGGGTGCACCATCAGCGAGTTTTGCCTTGACCCTCAATTTCTGTTTTTCTCCGGGAGTGGTGAGGACTTGCAAACTCAGCACTCTAGCATTGATAGATTTTGTCGTTCTCACCCCCTCATTGAAAGATGATTACCCTTGCACTTTTTGGTACCAGTGCCGACCCCCCGACCAAAGCCCATGAAGAGATAGTGAGTTGGCTGTCTCAAGAGTTTGATGCCGTGGCGATTTGGGCGTCAGACAATCCCTTTAAATCTCATCAAACCCCCCTGTCTCATCGATCGCAGATGTTACAGTTGCTGATGGAAGACCGGGATAATCCTCGGGATAATCTCTACTTTGATGCCGAACTCAGCCAACCTCGGACCTTAGAAACGGTGCGAATTGCCCGCCAAAAATGGCCTGAAGCTGAACTGTATCTGGTCATCGGGTCAGACTTAATTCCCCAGTTGCCTCGGTGGTATCAGGTGGAGGAGTTGCTCTCTCAAGTCAATCTGTTGGTTGTCACCCGACCGGGAGCACCCATCCAGCAACCGGAACTCGACAGACTCCGGGAACTGGGTGCATCGGTGGCGATCGCTGAGTTGCATCTTCCTGATGTTTCCTCCACAGTTTATCGTCAAACTCAAACCTCACAAGTTATCACCCCCCCAGTTGCCCGTTATATCCAACGGGAAAACTTATACGCCTATCGGGATGTGAGCTAAACCAATGGCAGCGTCTTTGGGCCTTCCACTCAACTTTAAAGTGGGAGTTGATAATGCAATCTTCTCCGTCGATCCCGCACAAAATCGCTTGCTGGTTCTCCTCGTCATGCGCGAAAGTGAACCCTTTCTCGGACAGTGGAGTTTACCCGGTACGTTAGTTCGTCACGGGGAATCCCTGGAAGATGCAGCCTATCGCATTTTATCCGAAAAAATCCAAGTCCAGAATCTCTACCTAGAACAACTGTACACCTTTGCTGGACCGGGACGCGACCCCCGCGAACTTTCCGACTCTCAACCCTTGCGCTATCTGTCCGTGAGCTATTTTGCCTTAGTCCGGTTTGAAGAAGCACAATTGATGGGAACTGGAGTCCGGGGGATTGCCTGGTATCCCCTGGATGAAGTGCCGCATCTGGCTTTTGATCACAATCGCATGGTTGAATACGGTCATCGCCGCCTGCGGAACAAACTGGAATATAGCCCGATCGCCTTTGATGTGCTGCCGGAATTATTTACCTTAAGTGAATTGTATCAACTCTATGCAACAGTTTTAGGGGAAAATTTCTCCGATTATTCTAATTTTCGGGCCAAAATTCTCAAACTGGGCTTTTTATCCGATACAAAAATGAAAGTATCTCGCGGTGCAGGGCGGCCAGCAGCCCTCTACCGCTTTGATGCCGAGGCATTTGCTCCGTTGAAAGATAAACCTTTAGTGTTTATTTAGGGATAGTTTTAACCCCAAATTTTACCCGTTTATCCCCCAATTGGTTACTCAATCTTATGAAAATTGCGATCGCCCAACTCAATCCCACCATTGGAGATCTCCAAGGCAATTCCCAACAAATTCTGCAAGCGGCCACCCAAGCTGCCGCCCAGGGAATTGACCTAATGCTGACTCCAGAACTCTCTTTGTGCGGTTATCCCCCTCGGGATTTACTCTTGCGTCCGAGTTTTATTGAGGCAATGTCTTGGCAATTACAACAACTGGCCCAAAAATTACCTCCGGCAGTCGCCGTTTTAGTGGGAACCGTGGAAACCCATACCCTCGCCCATACCACCGGAGGCAAATCTTTATATAATAGTATCGCCTTACTTTTCAATGGCAAAATTCAACAATATTTCCACAAACGGCTGTTGCCGACCTACGATGTGTTTGATGAAAATCGCTATTTTGAACCCTCCTATGTGAGTAATTATTTCAATTTAGGTGAGTTGGGCATTCCTTCTCACCCCGAGGTTTCTCCCCCCATCCGCATTGGGGTAACCATTTGCGAAGACTTATGGAATGATGAAGAATTTTGGGGAAAACGGCAATACCCCACTAATCCCATTGCCAATTTAGTTGAAGAAGGGGCGGATATCATTATTAATTTATCCGCCTCTCCCTACAGTATGGGGAAACAAAAACTCCGAGAAGCAATGCTCAATCATGTCGCAGTCCGGTATCACAAACCGATTATCTATGCCAACCAAGTCGGAGGCAATGATGACTTGATTTTTGATGGATATAGCGTGGCGTTTAATGGAGTGGGAGAACGGGTGGCCCTCGCTGCGGGATTTCAACCGGATTTAGTGGCGGTGGAGTTCGACGAAAAAAGTCGAGAGTTACGTCCCCTTTCCCTCAATGGTGGGGCGATCGCACCCGTGACGCCACCCCCAGCAAAACCCCTGAGTCAACCGGAAGAGATCTGGTCCGCCTTGGTGTTGGGAGTGCGAGACTATACCCGCAAATGTGGATTTTCTAAAGTGGTGATTGGGTTAAGTGGCGGGATTGATTCGTCTCTGGTGGCCGCGATCGCCAGTGAGGCGATCGGACCGGAAAATGTGCTCGGCGTCCTCATGTCTTCCCCCCATACCTCTCAACAATCGGTGATTGATGCACTGGAACTCGCCGAAAACCTCGGCATGAAAACCTACTCCCTTCCCATTGCGGATTTAATGGCAGGTTATGACAACACCCTAGAAGATTTGTTTGCCGACTCCCCCCGTGATGTCACGGAAGAAAACCTACAAGCGCGGATTCGCGGGAATTTATTAATGGCCATCTCCAATAAATTTGGATATCTCCTGATTTCCACAGGGAATAAATCAGAAATGGCCGTGGGATATTGTACCCTGTATGGCGATATGAATGGGGGATTAGCTGCCATTTCTGATGTGCCAAAAACTCAAGTTTATGCCATTTGTCAATGGCTCAATTCCCGAGAACCGGGGAAAATTGTTATTCCTGAAAGTGTCCTAAGTAAACCCCCGAGTGCTGAACTCAAACCGGGACAAATTGACCAGGATTCCCTGCCGCCTTATGACATTTTGGATGATATTCTCGATCGCCTGATTCACAAGCATGAATCCATTCCCCAAATAGTCGCAGCAGGATATGACCCCGCCTTAGTGCAACGGGTGGTGAAGTTGTTAAATGGGGCGGAATTTAAGCGCCGACAAGCCCCCCCGGGATTGAAAGTCACCGATCGCGCCTTTGGAACAGGGTGGCGGATGCCGATCGCCGCCAAAGTGCCCCAGATTCCCCTCTCTCGGGAATAAGGGCAAATCGACAACCGGCAAGGGTTTTAACTCTTGCCGGTCTTGTTTTATGGAGGCACCCAGTCTACCTGTACCCCCAAGATGGAGCGGGAATCGGGGTGCGAGAGGGGCTGATGATTGATTAAATGGGTCTATCGGCTTTATAGAATAAAAAAATATCAAAGTAGATGCACGAAAGTAGATGCAATTAACTCGATGACTGAGTTATTTAATGAGCATCACCAGGGGCGATAGGGTTCCCTGATCTGATTGCTGCGAGTGTCGTTGCGGAGCAACTTGGTCAGAACCACTGGCAAAAACACTCAGTATTAATGTAATAATCGCCGCTAAAAATAGTTTTTCCCACATGATTGGCACACCTTCCTTATCAATGGCCGATTCAACTCCTCTATTAGTAGAATCCCTGATTAACCGGAGCCGGTGAGTGATTTAGATCGCAAAGGATTGGTGAGATTTGAGCAAATGGGAGTGCGATCGCGATCGCACTCCTTGGGTAAATTCACCCAGAATGGGCAACCCCAGGCCGGGGATCGCCCATTCTGCGGTAGATTCAGTTCATTTACCTCTAAGCCGGTTAAATCCCAAATCTCACCATCGGACAAAAAGTTTACAACATTAATCGCAGCAATAGTAACCCCATTGAACCGACAAAACGCATAAAACCGCCCCCGCCTGACTCTCCTTCTTCTGGATTTTGAGCCGCTGCAATTTGAGCAAGCAGGACCTCGGTGGCTTCAAAAGCCTGAGTATTGTTTTGAATTGCAAACAATTGTTTCGCATATTCCGCATCGCCTTGAGCACCGGAGAAATCGCCTGTATCCGCACGAACGATACTCCGTGCGAGATAAGCGGGAGCAAATTCCGGATCCAGGACTAATGCCTGCTCGAAATAGGCGATCGCCTTTTTATGATTGTTGCGCTGGGCTTCTGCAACCCCCCAGTTATAAACATCCTCGACCGCTAACACCGTCTGCGGAGTGCCGATTGATCCTTCGAGATTTGCCCCATCCAACTGTGCCCCAGTGAAGTCCACATCCACAAGATACGCCTCTCGCAAATCTGCACCCCGCAGATCCGCACCCTGGAGATTCACCCCCATCAGGTTCGCGCCAAACAAAGATGCACCCTTGAGGTCCGCACCACTGAGGTTCGCACCCGTGAGTTGAGCACGACTCAGATTCGCCCGGACCAAATTTGCCCCACTCAGTTGAGCATTTGACAGATTTGCCATCACCAAACCCGCACCACTGAGGTCGCACTGGGCACATTGCTTGGTGGAAAGCAGTTGTTGGGTATGTTGAATATTTTCGGCAGTGGCAACAGTCGTCAAGCACAGGGTACTAAACAAGACGGAGGGAAGGAGAAATTTTCGGTTCATAGTCGATCCTTAATGGCTACAGAAACACAGGAATCTCGCCCTGGGAAAAACCCGTGGAATCAATGCTGGAATCAACACGTTGACCCCAGAGGTCACTTGATTATTTTAAAGGGTTTGGGGAGTTGCCAACGGGTCAATCCCAGGGATCGCTGGGGTGGTGGTGGGTGTCTCTTGGGGTATCGATGCGATCGGCCTCACCAGGTTCTGTAGAGTTCAGTCACACTTTGAACCCAGGCGGACTCACCGGGCCCCTCGCCTGCGATCGCTGCATCAGGAAAACTTTTAGGAGATATTAGTTATATTAATAAGTGGGAAATAGCTATGTCAACTTCGCCTTACTCTGGCCAACCCCCAGAACCCCAGCCGCTGTGCGATTTGAGATCCCGTCTACTCCAGACCGTTGGCAAGGAGTTTCTAGCCCCCCTAGAGATCGTTCACCAGTCCACCTATTTATTAGCCTGTTTTGGCAATACCTGGGAAATCGCGACCTGCATTCAACATTTGCATCGCATTCAAGAGGCGGTTGAACAAATGAATTCAGTTTTAGAAAAGTGTCTGGAGGCACCCAGAGAAGGGGACTGAATTAAAGCTGTTGCTATAGCTATTTTTTCGGACTTTCTTCTAGTCTCTCTTTAAGTTAAATTCTGCCCGTTGCTTTCTGATTAGCTATCTTTCTAATTTTTTTATTCCACGGATCAGCATTCAATTCAATGTTTTTTGAGCCAGACCTCGGGGTTGGTTGGCTGGCTCTCTTTTTTGGATTTATGAATCCTGAACACCTGACCGATTCAGATAGGTGTTGGGCATGGAAATTGTGTACTATTAGCGAGCAAGATACTCCCCCGGACAAAAATGTAGGCGCATAACTGTGGGACTATAGATGATGGAGTCGTGCCGATCGCCTTGAGGACAGACCCAAGACCTGTCTCATACACAGGGGCAAAATGGAGCGGATCTGCAACAAAATCACCCCCAAATTTTCATGGGGAATCCGTGACCTAAATTTTAGCGCCCCAGTGGTACTCTTAAAAAGGCCAGGGTTAACATGGCCTGAGACAAGGCGGTGATGCAGCAGACCTCGATCTGTTCTTGTGGCGCTATTTCGCACAGTCCAATCGGCGATCGCATCTTGTTGATCGCCGGGGAGAAGTGACATCCGTCCCCAGTCCATTCCGCAGTTGCAAGGCGATCGCCACCGCGTAGATCTGGGATCCTCTGAACAACCCGTTAGCCATAATCTTGTGCCAAGACAATCCCAGAGTTCCTCAACTGGGAGATCCCAGAGCGATCGGATCCGTTGAGATCCCCATGAGCACTTCTGAAAGAGTCCCTGATCAGGAAAATAAGCTTAGAGGGTCCTGGGATCATAGAGTCAGGCGATCGCGCATTGAGATTAACTCAATCTCCCTTCCCCGATCTCCCCGTCAAATCTCAATTTACGGATACCGGGATCAGGCCAACAATCCCGATCTGGATTGCCTCAATCGGTACTATTTTAACAAACCCTGAGGCGAAGTCTTTTTTCTCCTTCTCGTTATTTACCTGCATTATTATAGACGGGCATTTCATGAAACCTAAGTGGCTGTTTTTTTTAGCAATATTAACCCTTATTTTGTTGGGAGTTCGCGAGGTGACCCAGGTCCAAAAAGACCCCAGTCCCCCTGCTACCTTTACCACAGAAACACCCGACACAGATTTTCCCCTAGTCCCAGGAAGCTACTGGGTTTATGAAGGGATGACTCAGTGGATGCCCCCAAATTCAGGGGAAGTCAAACAAACCCCGATCACCTGGAAAATGGAAGTGGTAGATACCTTGGAACGGGGCCCGTTGAAAGTTGCGATTTTAAAAGGATATCCCGCTGATGTAGCCTGGTATAGTGACGGAAAAGAACGGGGAGACCATCTGATTATTGAAGTATCGCCGGGAAGGTTTTATTTAGTCAGTGATGAAAGAGCCCGACAGGTCTTACAACGGTTAACCGATGAGGCAGATGTCTTGGTGAACCTACTGGAAGACTTAGAACTCTTGCTAGATCTGCCCCTAATTCCGGGGAAAGTGTTTGGTTCCTCCGAACAAATCACGCGCCTTGATGGTGGATATCGATGGAACGTTGAGACATCCGAACCAGTGGGATTAGACGCCGAGGGAATTTCATCCCGGGAGGGTCATATTCAGTATCATTTAACCTTCCGAACTGCACCGGATATGATGAGTATTTATTTTGTCCCCGGCATCGGTATTACTCGATATCAATATCAACATCATGGGGCGATCGCAGAAACTGATCTAAAATTAATTGAATATTATCCGGGAAATTAGCGGTTTTAAAATTAAAAGCAGATTCACCCGGAACTTTAGGCGGTGCGATCGCCTTTAGGTCAATCCAGTTTCATCCAAAACTCAGGGTCATCCCCGTTGAGTTGCCTACTGAATCCGCTGGGGTTTTTAAGGTCCCTAAACCCTTATTTTGGCCATTTGAGGAGTTCAAAAATTGTAGCTGATCCCGACAGGGGGGTAAGTTAACTGAGGCCGTATTTATCCACAAGCTAAACTAGCTCACTGCGGGAGCAGCGACCAACTGGGTTACTCCTCTATTCATTTTGTACGAATTCGATTGACTGGGAGAGACCGAGAGTTCATTGACTCGCTGAATCACATCCAAAAAGTCTTTAACTTCCGATGGACTCCGAAGAATAAAAACTCGTTTATCTCCACAACATTGGTCGATTTTTTCCCGGACCAGGGAACGCTCTTGTTTCATATAGTTCCAAGTCTGACTCAACCCTTGCAAAAATCCATATTCCTGGATATTTTGAGGGTAATTACTTAAGAAAAATTGCCGTAATCTACCCTCCGGTTGAAATAATCTTTTTAACAGTCTCCACACACAAACATTGGAAGGTAAGTCTAACCATATAATTGTGTCAGCCGCAGCAAAACGCCGCTCGTAAATAAAATCTGGATTCGTAGGATCTCCATTTCCTTCAATAATCCAAGCCGGTTGTTGGAGATAGCTTTCTAACCGATTTTTGCCATGAGATTCCGTTGTCACAGACTCTCCCCATTGGCCCAGGATGGCATCAGCATGAATGACCTCTACATTTACAATTGAACAGAGGTGATGAGCGAGGGTGGTTTTTCCCGATCCTTTAGGCCCGATAATTGCTATTTTCTTCATATTTCTATTATTCATGAATTGGGTGTTAGCCTCAGTTAGTAATTTTAAGTTTAGTTTAAGATTTCGGGAAGGATGATCTATCTAACAGCATAGATTTTTTGAACAAACTTGGAAAAATCGGTGAGATAGGAGATAACTAAGAAAATTAATTTTAAATTAAGTTAGGAATTCCAGAAATCCTGGGGAATTAATTTTCTCAATGACTGAAGTTATAATTTACTAATTTCAGAAATACTGACCTCTAGGATTAGGAAGAATTAAAGGGTTTTCCTCGTCCTAAACGAGGGGAAAATCTGTAAATTTAGATACAAAATTTAGAAGATTTTGAGCCCTGTGGAAGGACTGGCTCCCACTGGCATCTGAAACCCCTGTTGTTAGGTATGGTAAAGCCTAATTGGGTATTTTGAAATCTACCCAAATATATATCTCCGTATATTCCACAGGTTGTAGCTACAAGGCGGAATACCCGATAAATTCCAACGTCTTTGAGAGTCAGGGGGACGGGTTTCCCTACGACTCATCTAGGTTTCAAGTTGTTTGCCCTCATGCCATGAGCAGCTCGGTTTTGAGATCTCTCTCTGGAGTTAGTCTAACTGACGAGGCCGATCGGATGCCTCTATCTAACTGTAGATTTGTTAAGATATCTGTATTTTTACGGGGTCCCGAGCAAGGGGGAAGAGAGGGAAAGAGTGGGGAGAGGTTCTGACAAGTCCAGGTTTTTGACCCAGAGGATGATGGAGACAGCCTCTGGTCCTCTCTTCAGTGTGTGAGGGAGGACGATCGCACCGCAAACTGTACCCCGTCCTAGAGGGGGAAGATCGAGGAGACTAGAGAAAGGGTCTCCCGGCTGGAGTTCATAAAATTTAACAATCAGCCGATGGGCATTGGGGAGAATCTGGGAAAGGGAGCCGGTAGGGATGGCGATCGCCCCGCCGGATCGAGAAACCCTAAAGCGGAACCGCGATCGCAGGCGATCGCCCTTTGCATTCCCACCCCAATGACCCCAGACAACCCAATGATTTTGCCCCCCTGACCCCCGCCATTACCCCGATCCCCACCGCCAATTCCAGGCAAGTAATGCAGTAGTCTATATTGAAGTACCGTATTCGGCATAAGCCACCCAACCTCAAGATTATGAACGCTACTGTTTCCGGACCTCCCCTCACGGTTCACATTGGATCGAGAAAAAGCCAATTGGCTTTAGTGCAAACCCATTGGGTGCAAGAAGAACTCCAAAAACATTTTCCCGATCGCCGGTTTGAAGTTCATACCATGAGCACTCAAGGGGACATCATCCTCGATGTTGCCCTGGCCAAAATTGGGGATAAAGGACTCTTCACCAAAGAATTGGAAGTCGGTATGTTGCAGCGAGAAACCGATCTCGCCGTCCATTCCCTCAAGGACCTCCCCACAAATCTACCGGAAGGACTAATCCTCGGATGCATCACCGAACGGGAAAATCCCGCCGATGCGCTGGTGGTCCATGAAAAACACCAAGATAAACAACTGGAGACCCTACCCCCAGGGGCCGTCATTGGCACCTCCTCCCTGAGACGACTCGCTCAGTTGCGCCATCACTATCCCCATTTGGAGTTTAAAGACATTCGGGGAAACCTAAACACGCGATTAGCCAAACTGGATGAAGGACAGTATGACGCGATTATCCTCGCCTTCGCCGGATTACACCGACTGGGAATGGGCGATCGCATCCATCAAGTCATTCCTGCTGAAATCTCCCTTCATGCCGTTGGACAAGGTGCATTAGGCATCGAATGCCGCGCCAATGACCCGGAAATCCTGGAACTCATCAAAGTCCTGGAACATCAGGAAACCGCTCAACGCTGTCATGCAGAACGAGCCTTTTTACGCCGACTCGAAGGCGGTTGCCAAGTCCCGATCGGTGTTAATACTGAGATCAAAGACAACAACCTCACCTTAACCGGCATGGTTGCCAGTCTCGATGGCAAGCGACTCATCAAAGAAAAAGTCGCAGGTCCTGCCACCGACGCGGAACAACTCGGCATCCAACTCGCCGAAACCTTGCGTCAAATGGGAGCTCAAGAAATCCTCGATGAAATCTTTGCTCAAATTCAGCGTAGTTAATCCCACCTAGGGAGATAAATTTACCGGGAGAGTACGGTTAAGTCTTTTGCGCGAGTGAATTTTAGTAGAGATGCATTCGATCCGATGCGTCTCTACTTCACCCTTGCACTCACAGTAGCGAAGACTTTATGACTCACTCCATTAACCCGTTTGCCATAGCCCTACAGTTTACCCTCAAATGGGAAGGGGGGGCCGGACATCCCCAGGACCTCGCCGGTGCCGTCAATCGCGGGATTAGCCAAGGCACTTATGATACCTATCGTCGCAACAAAGGTTTATCTGTCCAGTCGGTCCGGTTGCTGACGGACTCAGAACTGGAAGAGATTTATTATCACAGTTACTGGAAACTGTCC
Protein-coding regions in this window:
- a CDS encoding nicotinate-nucleotide adenylyltransferase, giving the protein MITLALFGTSADPPTKAHEEIVSWLSQEFDAVAIWASDNPFKSHQTPLSHRSQMLQLLMEDRDNPRDNLYFDAELSQPRTLETVRIARQKWPEAELYLVIGSDLIPQLPRWYQVEELLSQVNLLVVTRPGAPIQQPELDRLRELGASVAIAELHLPDVSSTVYRQTQTSQVITPPVARYIQRENLYAYRDVS
- a CDS encoding NUDIX hydrolase → MAASLGLPLNFKVGVDNAIFSVDPAQNRLLVLLVMRESEPFLGQWSLPGTLVRHGESLEDAAYRILSEKIQVQNLYLEQLYTFAGPGRDPRELSDSQPLRYLSVSYFALVRFEEAQLMGTGVRGIAWYPLDEVPHLAFDHNRMVEYGHRRLRNKLEYSPIAFDVLPELFTLSELYQLYATVLGENFSDYSNFRAKILKLGFLSDTKMKVSRGAGRPAALYRFDAEAFAPLKDKPLVFI
- a CDS encoding NAD+ synthase gives rise to the protein MKIAIAQLNPTIGDLQGNSQQILQAATQAAAQGIDLMLTPELSLCGYPPRDLLLRPSFIEAMSWQLQQLAQKLPPAVAVLVGTVETHTLAHTTGGKSLYNSIALLFNGKIQQYFHKRLLPTYDVFDENRYFEPSYVSNYFNLGELGIPSHPEVSPPIRIGVTICEDLWNDEEFWGKRQYPTNPIANLVEEGADIIINLSASPYSMGKQKLREAMLNHVAVRYHKPIIYANQVGGNDDLIFDGYSVAFNGVGERVALAAGFQPDLVAVEFDEKSRELRPLSLNGGAIAPVTPPPAKPLSQPEEIWSALVLGVRDYTRKCGFSKVVIGLSGGIDSSLVAAIASEAIGPENVLGVLMSSPHTSQQSVIDALELAENLGMKTYSLPIADLMAGYDNTLEDLFADSPRDVTEENLQARIRGNLLMAISNKFGYLLISTGNKSEMAVGYCTLYGDMNGGLAAISDVPKTQVYAICQWLNSREPGKIVIPESVLSKPPSAELKPGQIDQDSLPPYDILDDILDRLIHKHESIPQIVAAGYDPALVQRVVKLLNGAEFKRRQAPPGLKVTDRAFGTGWRMPIAAKVPQIPLSRE
- a CDS encoding pentapeptide repeat-containing protein, whose amino-acid sequence is MNRKFLLPSVLFSTLCLTTVATAENIQHTQQLLSTKQCAQCDLSGAGLVMANLSNAQLSGANLVRANLSRAQLTGANLSGADLKGASLFGANLMGVNLQGADLRGADLREAYLVDVDFTGAQLDGANLEGSIGTPQTVLAVEDVYNWGVAEAQRNNHKKAIAYFEQALVLDPEFAPAYLARSIVRADTGDFSGAQGDAEYAKQLFAIQNNTQAFEATEVLLAQIAAAQNPEEGESGGGGFMRFVGSMGLLLLRLML
- the hemC gene encoding hydroxymethylbilane synthase; translated protein: MNATVSGPPLTVHIGSRKSQLALVQTHWVQEELQKHFPDRRFEVHTMSTQGDIILDVALAKIGDKGLFTKELEVGMLQRETDLAVHSLKDLPTNLPEGLILGCITERENPADALVVHEKHQDKQLETLPPGAVIGTSSLRRLAQLRHHYPHLEFKDIRGNLNTRLAKLDEGQYDAIILAFAGLHRLGMGDRIHQVIPAEISLHAVGQGALGIECRANDPEILELIKVLEHQETAQRCHAERAFLRRLEGGCQVPIGVNTEIKDNNLTLTGMVASLDGKRLIKEKVAGPATDAEQLGIQLAETLRQMGAQEILDEIFAQIQRS